One window from the genome of Streptomyces sp. WZ-12 encodes:
- a CDS encoding ATP-dependent DNA ligase, translating into MDLPVMPPVSPMLAKPVAELPAGMQYEAKWDGFRVIVFRDGDEVEIASRTTKSLSRYFPEVLDAARAQLPPRCVLDGEIVIAHDGRLHFEELLERIHPADSRVRTLAARTPASLVAFDLLALDDADLLGEAQTVRRAALVEALRPARAPVHTAPATTDLELARRWFGQFEGAGLDGVIAKPLDLPYRPGDRAMFKVKHARTADCVVAGYREHKSGPVVGSLLLGLHDDAGHLQHVGVCASFPMARRRALVEELAPLRMADATGHPWGDWTDEAAHGARRMPGGPSRWSGGKDLSWVPLRPERVCEVGYDHMEGDRFRHTTQFRRWRPDRTPGSCTYAQLEEPVGYDLGELLGE; encoded by the coding sequence ATGGACCTGCCCGTGATGCCCCCGGTCTCCCCCATGCTCGCCAAGCCGGTCGCCGAGCTCCCCGCCGGCATGCAGTACGAGGCGAAGTGGGACGGCTTCCGCGTCATCGTGTTCCGGGACGGCGACGAGGTCGAGATCGCCAGCCGCACCACCAAGTCGCTCAGCCGCTACTTCCCCGAGGTGCTCGACGCGGCGCGGGCCCAACTGCCGCCGCGCTGCGTGCTCGACGGCGAGATCGTCATCGCGCACGACGGCCGGCTGCACTTCGAGGAGTTGCTGGAGCGCATCCACCCGGCCGACTCCCGGGTGCGGACCCTCGCCGCCCGTACGCCGGCGTCGCTGGTCGCCTTCGACCTGCTGGCGCTGGACGACGCCGACCTGCTCGGCGAGGCGCAGACGGTCCGCCGGGCGGCGCTGGTCGAGGCGCTGCGGCCGGCCCGGGCGCCGGTGCACACCGCGCCCGCCACCACCGATCTGGAGCTGGCCCGGCGGTGGTTCGGGCAGTTCGAGGGCGCCGGGCTGGACGGGGTGATCGCCAAGCCGTTGGACCTGCCGTACCGGCCCGGCGACCGGGCGATGTTCAAGGTCAAGCACGCCCGGACCGCGGACTGCGTGGTCGCGGGCTACCGCGAGCACAAGAGCGGCCCGGTGGTCGGCTCGCTGCTGTTGGGGCTGCACGACGACGCCGGCCACCTCCAACACGTCGGGGTCTGCGCCTCGTTCCCGATGGCCAGGCGGCGGGCGCTGGTGGAGGAGTTGGCACCGCTGCGGATGGCCGACGCCACCGGCCACCCCTGGGGCGACTGGACCGACGAGGCGGCGCACGGGGCCCGTCGGATGCCGGGCGGCCCGAGCCGCTGGAGCGGTGGGAAGGACCTGTCGTGGGTGCCACTGCGCCCGGAGCGGGTGTGCGAGGTGGGCTACGACCACATGGAGGGCGACCGCTTCCGCCACACCACGCAGTTCCGCCGCTGGCGACCCGACCGCACGCCGGGGAGTTGCACCTATGCCCAGTTGGAGGAGCCGGTCGGCTACGACCTGGGCGAGCTGCTGGGTGAGTGA
- a CDS encoding MASE1 domain-containing protein, with the protein MVRTGEIRRLAPAALGNLALAAVYYGAAKVGLLEQVVVAGAVVTPLWPPTGIALSCLLLMGLRMWPGIALGTFLVISTLTRLDLAGIGVIAGNTLAPVCACLMLRRVGFRTELDRLRDGVALVALGAFAAMVISATLGSGTQVLTGALPTGDFWRTWASWWVGDAMGVLVIAPLLLACQAVRWPRHFPLHRWAEAVTLLVAVAAVSVVITRSSLSLLFLVFPVIVWAALRFQLIGAAPCVLVMSVCAINAATRGYGPFAGRSLLETMVNLQALNASAALTALLLSAIVTEQNAVRRRIEQACRELAEVVDRLAPGESRRSWPPEQ; encoded by the coding sequence GTGGTGCGCACCGGGGAGATCCGTCGGCTGGCGCCGGCAGCCCTGGGGAACCTCGCGCTCGCCGCCGTCTACTACGGAGCCGCGAAGGTCGGTCTGCTGGAACAGGTGGTGGTCGCGGGGGCGGTGGTCACCCCGCTGTGGCCACCCACCGGCATCGCGTTGAGCTGCCTGCTGCTGATGGGGCTGCGGATGTGGCCGGGCATCGCGCTCGGCACCTTCCTGGTCATCTCCACGCTCACCCGGCTCGACCTCGCCGGCATCGGCGTGATCGCCGGTAACACCCTCGCCCCGGTGTGCGCCTGTCTGATGCTGCGCCGGGTCGGCTTCCGCACCGAACTGGACCGGCTGCGCGACGGGGTGGCCCTGGTGGCGCTGGGCGCGTTCGCCGCGATGGTGATCAGCGCGACGCTGGGCAGCGGCACCCAGGTGCTGACCGGGGCGCTGCCCACGGGGGACTTCTGGCGCACCTGGGCGTCCTGGTGGGTGGGGGACGCGATGGGGGTCCTGGTCATCGCTCCGCTGCTGTTGGCCTGCCAGGCCGTCCGATGGCCCCGGCACTTCCCCCTCCACCGCTGGGCCGAGGCGGTCACGCTCCTGGTGGCCGTGGCGGCGGTCTCGGTGGTGATCACCCGCTCCTCGCTGTCCCTGCTGTTCCTGGTCTTCCCGGTGATCGTGTGGGCGGCGCTGCGGTTCCAACTGATCGGCGCGGCGCCCTGCGTCCTGGTGATGTCGGTCTGCGCGATCAACGCGGCCACCCGCGGGTACGGCCCGTTCGCCGGCCGGAGCCTGCTGGAGACCATGGTCAACCTCCAGGCCCTGAACGCCTCCGCCGCCCTCACCGCGCTGCTGCTCTCGGCGATCGTCACCGAGCAGAACGCCGTCCGGCGGCGGATCGAGCAGGCGTGCCGGGAACTCGCCGAGGTGGTGGACCGGTTGGCGCCGGGGGAGAGCCGGCGTAGCTGGCCGCCGGAGCAGTGA
- a CDS encoding PP2C family protein-serine/threonine phosphatase produces the protein MLRRRPPRSASADDLLSTLGRLTAQAREGAELQRARVELAEVLQREMLPATLPELPGLRTAASYVPARHGLAIGGDWYDGFALPDGSLAFSVGDVQGHDVEAAAFMGQIRIGLRAVAAHAPDPGEVLSRANDLLLSIDSELFATCTFVRFDPVSWELTSARAGHVPAVWATTDRRCGLAEDPGGIPLGVLPGQHYPVTRRRLATAGAFVLLTDGVIEGPSFPIDDGLAEVARLVGAKAGDDPAEVAEAVLCVAELTGHTDDAAVIVLRYDADRRG, from the coding sequence GCGCCGACGATCTGCTGAGCACGCTCGGCCGGCTGACCGCCCAGGCGCGGGAGGGCGCGGAACTCCAGCGGGCCAGGGTCGAGCTGGCCGAGGTCCTTCAACGGGAGATGCTGCCGGCCACCCTCCCCGAGCTCCCCGGTCTGCGCACCGCCGCCAGCTACGTCCCGGCCCGGCACGGCCTCGCCATCGGGGGCGACTGGTACGACGGCTTCGCCCTCCCGGACGGCTCGCTCGCCTTCTCCGTCGGCGATGTGCAGGGCCACGACGTCGAGGCGGCCGCGTTCATGGGGCAGATCCGGATCGGGCTGCGGGCCGTCGCGGCCCACGCCCCCGACCCCGGCGAGGTGCTCAGCCGGGCCAACGACCTGCTCCTGTCCATCGACTCCGAACTCTTCGCGACCTGCACCTTCGTCCGCTTCGACCCGGTGTCCTGGGAGTTGACCAGCGCCCGCGCCGGGCACGTCCCCGCGGTCTGGGCCACCACCGACCGCCGGTGCGGCCTGGCCGAGGACCCCGGGGGCATCCCGCTCGGCGTGCTGCCGGGGCAGCACTATCCGGTCACCCGCCGGCGGCTCGCCACGGCGGGCGCGTTCGTGCTGCTCACCGACGGGGTGATCGAGGGCCCGTCGTTCCCCATCGACGACGGACTGGCGGAGGTGGCCCGGCTGGTCGGCGCGAAGGCCGGGGACGACCCGGCCGAGGTCGCCGAGGCGGTGCTGTGCGTCGCCGAACTCACCGGGCACACCGACGACGCCGCGGTGATCGTGCTGCGCTACGACGCGGACCGACGGGGGTGA